In one window of Haemophilus parainfluenzae DNA:
- the pyrG gene encoding glutamine hydrolyzing CTP synthase → MATNYIFVTGGVVSSLGKGIAAASLAAILEARGLNVTIMKLDPYINVDPGTMSPTQHGEVFVTQDGAETDLDLGHYERFIRTKMTKRNNFTTGKIYSEVLRKERRGDYLGATIQVIPHITNEIKDRVIAGAQGHDVVIVEVGGTVGDIESLPFLEALRQLAVQVGRENTLFMHLTLVPYIPTAGEVKTKPTQHSVKELLSIGIQPDVLICRSDRMIPPNERAKIALFCNVPERAVISLKDVNSIYQIPALLKSQGLDDFVCKRFHLDCPEADLSEWEQVLYKQANPVGEVTIGMVGKYTELPDAYKSVNEALKHAGLTNRLSVNIKYIDSQDVETKGTDVLKGVDGILVPGGFGYRGVEGKIRTAQYARENNIPYLGICLGMQIALIEYARNVAGLTKANSSEFDKDCEQPVIALITEWQDADGNTEVRTDESDLGGTMRLGAQQCHLVSGSCARELYGKETIEERHRHRYEVNNTLLPQIEKAGLKVTGLSADKKLVEIIEVPNHPWFVACQFHPEFTSTPRDGHPLFAGFVKAAYENHKQSVK, encoded by the coding sequence ATGGCTACAAATTATATTTTCGTCACAGGCGGTGTGGTTTCATCGTTAGGTAAAGGTATTGCTGCAGCATCATTGGCAGCAATTTTAGAAGCACGTGGCTTAAACGTGACTATTATGAAATTAGACCCTTACATCAACGTGGACCCGGGTACAATGAGCCCAACCCAACACGGTGAAGTGTTCGTGACACAAGACGGGGCGGAAACCGATTTAGACTTAGGTCACTACGAGCGTTTTATTCGTACCAAAATGACAAAACGTAATAACTTCACCACAGGTAAAATTTATTCTGAAGTATTACGCAAAGAGCGTCGTGGTGATTATTTAGGTGCGACAATTCAAGTGATTCCACACATCACCAATGAAATTAAAGATCGCGTGATTGCTGGCGCACAAGGCCATGATGTGGTAATTGTGGAAGTAGGCGGAACAGTGGGTGATATTGAATCGCTTCCATTCTTAGAAGCACTTCGTCAACTTGCCGTACAAGTAGGTCGTGAGAATACTCTCTTTATGCACTTAACATTAGTGCCATACATCCCGACTGCGGGCGAAGTGAAAACTAAACCAACTCAACATTCTGTAAAAGAATTACTTTCAATTGGTATTCAACCGGACGTGTTGATTTGCCGTTCAGATCGCATGATCCCACCAAATGAGCGTGCCAAAATCGCCTTATTCTGTAACGTACCAGAACGTGCGGTAATTTCGTTAAAAGATGTGAACTCCATCTATCAAATCCCTGCTTTATTAAAATCGCAAGGGTTAGATGATTTTGTTTGTAAACGTTTTCACTTAGACTGTCCTGAAGCTGATCTTTCAGAGTGGGAACAAGTGCTTTATAAACAAGCTAATCCAGTGGGGGAAGTGACCATTGGAATGGTGGGTAAATATACTGAGTTACCAGATGCCTATAAATCTGTAAATGAAGCGTTGAAGCATGCTGGTTTAACGAATCGTTTAAGCGTTAACATTAAATATATTGATTCCCAAGATGTTGAAACCAAAGGCACTGATGTATTAAAAGGTGTCGATGGTATTTTAGTACCGGGCGGCTTTGGCTATCGTGGTGTAGAAGGTAAAATTCGTACTGCCCAATATGCACGTGAAAACAATATTCCTTACTTAGGTATTTGTTTAGGTATGCAGATTGCGTTGATTGAATATGCACGTAATGTAGCGGGTTTAACGAAAGCAAATTCGTCTGAATTTGATAAAGATTGTGAACAACCTGTGATTGCATTAATCACGGAATGGCAAGATGCGGATGGTAATACTGAAGTACGTACTGATGAATCTGATCTTGGCGGAACAATGCGTTTAGGCGCACAACAATGTCATTTGGTGTCAGGCAGCTGCGCTCGTGAGCTTTATGGCAAAGAAACCATTGAAGAGCGTCATCGTCATCGCTATGAAGTGAACAATACCTTGCTTCCACAAATTGAAAAAGCAGGGTTGAAAGTAACGGGCTTATCTGCAGATAAAAAATTGGTAGAAATTATCGAAGTGCCAAATCATCCTTGGTTTGTCGCTTGCCAATTCCATCCAGAATTTACTTCTACGCCTCGTGATGGTCATCCGTTGTTTGCAGGCTTTGTAAAAGCAGCCTATGAAAATCACAAACAATCTGTGAAGTAA
- a CDS encoding helix-turn-helix domain-containing protein: protein MGKHYTIEFKLQVLQPILNGKMSIRETARFYNIPSNSLVGTWLKRFEKSGIKGLIPRKPSGRPPMKPKYAKMPPPPKTEEDRLRLRILQLEAEVAYLKELRRLRLQDEAEQRKLSKG, encoded by the coding sequence ATGGGTAAACACTACACAATCGAATTTAAATTACAGGTTCTTCAACCTATTTTGAATGGGAAAATGAGTATTAGAGAAACTGCGCGTTTTTACAATATTCCTTCCAACTCCCTAGTCGGGACATGGTTGAAACGATTTGAAAAAAGTGGCATAAAAGGACTTATTCCCCGTAAACCATCAGGACGACCGCCGATGAAACCCAAATATGCAAAAATGCCACCGCCACCCAAAACTGAAGAAGACCGTTTACGCCTGAGAATTTTACAGCTTGAAGCGGAGGTAGCCTACCTAAAGGAGTTGAGAAGGCTCAGACTTCAGGACGAAGCCGAGCAACGGAAATTATCCAAAGGTTAA
- a CDS encoding IS3 family transposase: MQRLRTRYPLKWLLGFAQLARSTFFAKLQIKLDKDELLKKTIKRIKANHPDYGYRRVHACLPGVNHKKVQRLMQTLGLQVRSRKSKKFTTYRGTIGVIAPNHLERDFSATAPNQKWVTDITEFKAKDGSKVYLSPILDLFNNEIVSYNLSYSPNWAQVEDMLMQAVKGLNKACGVILHSDQGWQYQMVAYRRILAEHGIIQSMSRKGNCLDNAAMESFFGRLKTECFYGREFNSREEIVDAVRDYLDYYNHRRIQLKLKGLSPVQYRKQSFK; encoded by the coding sequence ATCCAAAGGTTAAGAACACGCTATCCGTTAAAATGGCTTTTAGGCTTTGCACAATTAGCGCGTAGTACGTTTTTTGCTAAACTTCAGATTAAACTGGATAAGGATGAGTTGTTGAAAAAGACCATTAAACGCATCAAAGCCAACCATCCTGATTATGGCTACCGACGTGTTCATGCCTGCTTGCCAGGCGTGAATCATAAAAAAGTTCAACGTTTAATGCAGACACTTGGGCTTCAAGTGCGGTCAAGAAAAAGCAAGAAATTTACGACCTATCGAGGCACGATAGGGGTGATTGCACCGAATCATCTTGAACGCGATTTTAGTGCAACGGCCCCGAACCAAAAATGGGTGACCGATATCACCGAGTTTAAGGCGAAAGATGGGAGCAAAGTCTATTTATCCCCAATTTTAGACTTATTTAACAATGAGATAGTTTCATATAATCTCAGCTATTCCCCAAACTGGGCGCAAGTAGAGGACATGTTAATGCAAGCCGTCAAAGGATTAAATAAAGCTTGTGGTGTCATTTTACATTCAGACCAGGGATGGCAATATCAAATGGTGGCTTATCGTCGAATCTTGGCTGAACATGGCATCATTCAAAGTATGTCGAGAAAAGGGAATTGCTTGGACAACGCCGCAATGGAAAGTTTCTTTGGACGATTAAAAACAGAATGTTTTTATGGTCGGGAATTTAACAGTAGAGAGGAGATAGTTGATGCCGTCAGGGATTATTTGGATTACTATAATCACCGACGGATTCAACTAAAATTAAAAGGACTGAGTCCGGTACAATATCGAAAACAATCCTTTAAATAA
- the eno gene encoding phosphopyruvate hydratase, producing MAKIVKVIGREIIDSRGNPTVEAEVHLEGGFVGLAAAPSGASTGSREALELRDGDKSRFLGKGVLKAVAAVNGPIAEAILGKDASNQAEIDQIMIDLDGTENKSNFGANAILAVSLANAKAAAASKGLPLYAYIAELNGTPGVYSMPLPMMNIINGGEHADNNVDIQEFMIQPVGAKTLREALRIGAEVFHNLAKVLKSKGMSTAVGDEGGFAPNLASNADALACIKEAVEKAGYVLGKDVTLAMDCASSEFYNKETGKYEMKGEGRSFTSQEFTHYLEELTKQYPIVSIEDGQDESDWEGFAYQTKVLGDRVQLVGDDLFVTNTKILKEGIEKGIANSILIKFNQIGSLTETLAAIKMAKDAGYTAVISHRSGETEDATIADLAVGTAAGQIKTGSMSRSDRIAKYNQLIRIEEALGDKAPFLGLKAVKGQA from the coding sequence ATGGCAAAAATCGTTAAAGTGATTGGTCGCGAAATCATTGACTCACGCGGTAATCCAACTGTTGAAGCTGAAGTTCATCTTGAAGGTGGTTTTGTTGGTTTAGCTGCAGCTCCATCTGGTGCATCAACTGGTTCTCGCGAAGCATTAGAATTACGTGATGGTGACAAATCTCGTTTCTTAGGTAAAGGCGTATTAAAAGCTGTAGCAGCAGTAAATGGCCCAATTGCTGAAGCAATTCTTGGTAAAGATGCGTCTAACCAAGCTGAAATCGACCAAATCATGATCGATTTAGACGGAACCGAAAACAAATCTAACTTTGGTGCAAACGCAATCTTAGCAGTATCTTTAGCAAACGCAAAAGCCGCTGCAGCGTCTAAAGGTTTACCACTTTACGCTTACATTGCAGAACTTAACGGCACGCCAGGCGTTTACTCTATGCCATTACCAATGATGAATATCATCAACGGTGGTGAACATGCAGACAACAACGTGGATATCCAAGAATTCATGATTCAACCAGTGGGTGCGAAAACCTTACGTGAAGCACTTCGTATCGGTGCTGAAGTATTCCACAACCTTGCGAAAGTATTAAAATCTAAAGGCATGAGCACTGCTGTAGGTGACGAAGGTGGTTTCGCACCAAACTTAGCATCTAACGCAGACGCTTTAGCATGTATCAAAGAAGCTGTAGAAAAAGCAGGTTACGTATTAGGTAAAGACGTCACTTTAGCAATGGACTGTGCATCTTCTGAGTTCTACAACAAAGAAACGGGCAAATACGAAATGAAAGGCGAAGGCCGTTCATTCACTTCTCAAGAGTTCACACATTATCTTGAAGAATTAACCAAACAATACCCAATTGTGTCTATTGAAGACGGTCAAGACGAATCTGACTGGGAAGGTTTTGCATACCAAACTAAAGTGTTAGGCGACCGCGTTCAATTAGTGGGCGACGACTTATTCGTCACTAACACCAAAATCTTAAAAGAAGGTATCGAAAAAGGTATCGCAAACTCTATCTTAATCAAATTCAACCAAATCGGTTCTTTAACTGAAACTTTAGCAGCAATCAAAATGGCTAAAGATGCAGGTTACACAGCGGTTATCTCTCACCGCTCAGGTGAAACTGAAGATGCGACTATCGCTGATTTAGCAGTTGGTACAGCAGCAGGTCAAATCAAAACTGGTTCTATGAGCCGTTCTGACCGTATTGCTAAATACAACCAATTAATCCGTATCGAAGAAGCATTAGGTGACAAAGCACCATTCTTAGGTTTAAAAGCGGTTAAAGGTCAAGCATAA
- a CDS encoding DUF2251 domain-containing protein, producing the protein MLHLTLEDQLFLGQPKQVGTHSTVHDHLAVMFEDDGETGYFYALDMRQNAHPVVDCLHVYNVDNTRNHHEARKLEICWDESGYLALLLINGYPHAVFDFAHLIGYNTNKHPQPDLMSMWTHEEITNERATAWLGVNTIK; encoded by the coding sequence ATGTTACACTTAACCCTCGAAGATCAACTTTTTCTCGGTCAACCAAAACAAGTCGGCACACACTCGACTGTACATGATCACCTGGCGGTTATGTTTGAAGATGACGGTGAAACCGGCTATTTTTATGCGTTAGATATGCGTCAAAATGCGCATCCTGTTGTCGATTGCTTACATGTTTATAACGTCGATAACACACGCAATCACCACGAAGCACGTAAATTAGAAATCTGCTGGGATGAAAGCGGTTATTTAGCCTTATTGCTCATTAACGGCTATCCACATGCCGTATTTGATTTTGCTCATTTGATCGGCTATAACACTAACAAACATCCTCAACCTGACTTAATGAGCATGTGGACACACGAAGAAATCACCAATGAACGTGCGACCGCATGGCTTGGTGTCAATACCATTAAATAG
- a CDS encoding HAD-IA family hydrolase, giving the protein MRFYRGLQSFKIMSFDLDDTLYDNSDVIRLAEERFLQCVQEYAQLSELTSEYWREWKWQLAKKDPLIAEDVIAWRVETLRNLLTHHGKSAVEIDRTLAIAMEEFIEWRHKIDVPTESIEVLNQLKDRYPLSVITNGNVIATRIGLEHFQLSLRGGEQGRAKPHQDLFHQTADYFGVKPSEILHIGDNLTTDVQGAIQAGCQAVWINLSGKNLNSFTEASVLPTLEINHLTELLTL; this is encoded by the coding sequence ATGCGATTTTACCGCGGTCTTCAGTCTTTCAAGATCATGAGTTTTGATCTTGATGACACCCTTTACGATAATAGTGATGTCATTCGTTTAGCCGAAGAACGCTTTCTTCAATGTGTGCAAGAATACGCGCAACTGAGTGAACTTACCTCAGAATATTGGCGAGAATGGAAATGGCAACTGGCGAAGAAAGATCCCTTGATTGCTGAAGATGTGATTGCCTGGCGTGTCGAAACGTTACGCAACTTACTGACGCATCATGGTAAAAGTGCGGTTGAAATTGACCGCACTTTGGCCATCGCTATGGAAGAATTTATTGAATGGCGACACAAAATTGATGTACCCACAGAAAGTATTGAAGTGCTGAATCAACTGAAAGATCGCTATCCGCTTAGCGTGATTACTAACGGTAATGTGATTGCAACACGTATTGGGCTTGAGCACTTTCAGCTGAGTTTACGTGGTGGAGAGCAAGGCAGGGCGAAACCTCATCAAGATTTGTTCCACCAAACCGCCGATTATTTTGGCGTAAAACCGAGTGAAATTTTACATATTGGTGATAATTTAACCACAGATGTTCAAGGCGCTATTCAAGCTGGCTGCCAAGCTGTATGGATTAATTTATCGGGCAAAAATCTCAATTCATTTACTGAAGCAAGTGTTTTGCCTACATTAGAAATCAATCATTTAACTGAATTATTAACACTTTAA
- a CDS encoding glutathionylspermidine synthase family protein — MKRITGFPTRPNMVQQLLDVGFDYYNLPSSDGSHYWSDNVAYEFTLAEIDRIEDATNELHAMCMDFVADEVKQGDYTHYRFTDLQKNLIEQTWAKNVPHLYGRFDFGYDGENLKMFEYNADTPTSLLEAAVVQWQWLEQIEGLAHRDQFNWIHEELLNRFQFIQQQTGLNDFHFSAMQEAGREDWGNIDYLADVAYNAGWHIHQLAIEDVGYDKDSQQFLDLNNQPIDCLFKLYPLEWMTTTEYAPHMLNSSTTFIEPAWKLLLSNKVLLAKLWQKHPNHPLLLPAYFSKHDITDRQSIWVKKPTLGREGANVSYYEKRNGLEFAAKGSEHSSFYDQAGYIYQQKFELPNFDGMYPMIGSWVVGDVACGIGLREDFTPVTGNDSHFIPHYFLE; from the coding sequence ATGAAACGAATCACAGGTTTTCCTACTCGCCCCAATATGGTGCAACAATTATTAGATGTGGGCTTTGATTACTACAATCTGCCTTCTTCTGATGGCTCCCATTATTGGTCGGATAATGTGGCGTATGAATTTACCTTAGCTGAAATCGATCGCATTGAAGATGCCACCAACGAATTACATGCAATGTGTATGGACTTTGTTGCCGATGAAGTGAAACAAGGTGATTATACCCATTATCGCTTCACCGATTTACAGAAAAATCTCATCGAACAAACATGGGCTAAAAACGTACCGCACTTATATGGTCGTTTTGATTTTGGTTATGACGGTGAAAACCTCAAAATGTTTGAATACAATGCCGACACCCCGACTTCCCTGCTTGAAGCTGCCGTGGTGCAATGGCAATGGTTAGAGCAAATTGAAGGCTTAGCGCATCGTGACCAATTTAATTGGATTCACGAAGAATTGCTCAATCGCTTTCAGTTTATTCAACAGCAAACAGGGCTAAACGATTTCCATTTTAGTGCTATGCAAGAAGCGGGTCGTGAAGATTGGGGCAATATCGATTACCTAGCTGATGTGGCTTACAACGCAGGTTGGCATATTCATCAGCTTGCTATTGAAGATGTGGGTTACGATAAAGACAGTCAGCAATTCCTCGATCTGAATAATCAACCTATTGATTGTTTATTTAAGCTCTATCCGCTTGAATGGATGACTACGACAGAATATGCACCACACATGCTTAATTCATCCACCACCTTTATTGAACCAGCGTGGAAATTACTATTAAGTAATAAAGTGCTATTAGCGAAATTGTGGCAAAAACATCCAAACCACCCTTTATTACTACCCGCTTACTTTAGTAAACATGATATTACCGATCGTCAATCAATATGGGTGAAAAAACCGACGTTAGGTCGTGAGGGTGCCAATGTTTCTTACTATGAAAAACGTAATGGTCTAGAATTTGCCGCCAAAGGCAGCGAACATTCATCCTTTTATGATCAGGCAGGCTACATCTATCAACAAAAATTTGAACTACCGAATTTTGATGGTATGTACCCTATGATTGGTTCTTGGGTAGTGGGTGATGTGGCTTGTGGCATCGGATTGAGAGAAGATTTTACCCCAGTTACCGGCAATGATAGCCACTTCATTCCACATTACTTTTTGGAATAA
- a CDS encoding iron-containing alcohol dehydrogenase — translation MYPFSFQNPTRIEFGLDKEKEMGKYMHEYGAKKALIIYGSERVKQSGLFEDVAKSLREHGIEYIECGGVKSNPTINKVRGAVAMAKAFGADSVLSIGGGSCLDSAKAIAAGACYEGDTWDFFKGTPVQKALMIFDVITLAATGSEMNWGAVITNEETQQKYSIHSNHLFPKVSVINPKLQATVSRDYLVYSAADIIAHSIEAYFTAEYRPEIIDFLVESNIKTVIRTTEILLNDPQDLNARGEFAWAATLALNGLTHLGISPYGFPNHMIEHSMSAISDVPHGAGLSVIMPAWMQWYQPQRPAQFKRFAKEIFGLDKAEDGIQALKAWFDKIGTPTRLEQLSIDDKTLSEIVGNAVQTAIKAKMDKIYTKEAIEAIFALAK, via the coding sequence ATGTATCCATTTAGTTTTCAAAACCCTACTCGTATTGAATTTGGCCTCGATAAAGAAAAAGAGATGGGTAAATATATGCACGAATACGGTGCAAAAAAGGCTTTAATTATCTATGGTAGTGAGCGTGTCAAACAATCCGGTTTATTTGAAGATGTGGCGAAAAGTTTGCGTGAGCATGGCATTGAATACATTGAATGTGGCGGGGTAAAAAGTAACCCGACAATCAACAAAGTCCGTGGAGCCGTTGCAATGGCAAAAGCCTTTGGTGCAGATAGCGTGTTGAGTATCGGTGGTGGCTCTTGCCTTGATAGTGCGAAAGCGATCGCGGCTGGTGCGTGCTATGAGGGTGATACTTGGGACTTTTTTAAAGGTACACCGGTGCAAAAAGCGTTGATGATTTTTGATGTAATCACCCTTGCGGCAACAGGCAGTGAAATGAACTGGGGAGCCGTCATTACCAATGAAGAAACACAGCAAAAATATTCAATTCACAGCAATCATTTATTCCCAAAAGTATCTGTCATTAACCCGAAATTGCAAGCGACCGTCAGTCGTGATTATTTAGTGTATTCTGCCGCAGATATTATTGCTCATTCTATTGAAGCCTATTTCACAGCTGAATATCGTCCTGAAATTATTGATTTCTTAGTAGAAAGCAATATTAAAACTGTTATTCGTACGACTGAAATCTTGCTCAATGATCCACAAGATCTCAATGCTCGTGGTGAATTTGCCTGGGCTGCTACACTTGCGTTGAATGGTTTAACGCATTTAGGTATCTCACCTTACGGTTTCCCAAATCATATGATTGAACATTCCATGAGTGCGATTTCAGATGTGCCACATGGCGCTGGCCTTTCCGTGATTATGCCTGCGTGGATGCAATGGTATCAACCTCAAAGGCCTGCTCAATTCAAACGCTTTGCTAAAGAAATATTTGGCTTAGATAAGGCTGAAGATGGTATTCAAGCCTTAAAAGCTTGGTTTGATAAAATCGGCACACCAACTCGTCTTGAACAACTCAGCATTGATGATAAAACCTTATCTGAAATTGTTGGAAATGCGGTTCAAACTGCGATTAAGGCGAAAATGGATAAGATTTACACCAAAGAAGCTATTGAAGCAATTTTCGCTTTAGCGAAGTAA
- the rplA gene encoding 50S ribosomal protein L1: MAKLTKKMKAIKAGVDSTKAYEINEAIALLKQFATAKFVESVDVAVNLGIDPRKSDQNVRGATVLPHGTGREVRVAVFTQGANADAAKEAGADLVGMEDLAEQIKKGEMNFDVVIASPDAMRVVGQLGQVLGPRGLMPNPKVGTVTPNVAEAVKNAKSGQIRYRNDKNGIIHTTIGKANFSEVQLKENLQALLAALNKAKPTTAKGIFIKKVSISTTMGAGVAVDQASL, translated from the coding sequence ATGGCTAAATTGACTAAAAAAATGAAAGCAATCAAAGCTGGCGTAGATTCTACTAAAGCATACGAAATCAACGAAGCAATCGCGTTATTAAAACAATTCGCAACGGCTAAATTCGTTGAAAGTGTTGACGTTGCAGTAAACTTAGGTATCGATCCTCGTAAATCAGACCAAAACGTTCGTGGTGCAACAGTATTACCACACGGTACTGGTCGTGAAGTACGCGTAGCTGTGTTCACCCAAGGTGCTAACGCAGATGCAGCTAAAGAAGCTGGTGCTGATTTAGTCGGTATGGAAGATTTAGCAGAGCAAATCAAAAAAGGCGAAATGAACTTTGACGTTGTTATCGCTTCTCCTGATGCAATGCGTGTTGTTGGTCAATTAGGTCAAGTATTAGGCCCACGTGGTTTAATGCCAAACCCTAAAGTTGGTACCGTAACACCAAACGTTGCTGAAGCAGTTAAAAATGCTAAATCTGGTCAGATCCGTTATCGTAATGATAAAAACGGTATCATCCACACAACAATTGGTAAAGCAAACTTCTCTGAAGTTCAATTAAAAGAAAACCTTCAAGCATTATTGGCTGCTTTAAACAAAGCAAAACCAACTACTGCAAAAGGTATCTTTATCAAGAAAGTAAGCATCTCTACAACTATGGGTGCTGGTGTGGCTGTTGATCAAGCTTCACTATAA
- the rplK gene encoding 50S ribosomal protein L11, protein MAKKVQAYVKLQVAAGMANPSPPVGPALGQQGVNIMEFCKAFNARTESLEKGLPIPVVITVYADRSFTFITKTPPAAVLLKKAAGIKSGSGKPNKDKVGKVTLDQVRQIAETKAADMTGATIETKMKSIAGTARSMGLVVEE, encoded by the coding sequence ATGGCAAAAAAAGTCCAAGCATACGTTAAGTTGCAAGTTGCAGCTGGTATGGCAAACCCATCACCACCAGTTGGTCCAGCATTAGGTCAACAAGGTGTGAACATCATGGAATTCTGTAAAGCATTCAACGCTCGTACTGAGAGCTTAGAAAAAGGTTTACCAATTCCAGTTGTTATCACTGTATATGCAGACCGTTCATTCACTTTCATTACTAAAACTCCACCAGCAGCAGTATTATTGAAAAAAGCTGCAGGTATCAAATCTGGTTCAGGTAAACCGAACAAAGATAAAGTGGGTAAAGTAACTTTAGATCAAGTTCGTCAAATCGCTGAAACTAAAGCAGCAGATATGACTGGCGCGACTATTGAAACTAAAATGAAATCAATTGCTGGTACTGCTCGCTCAATGGGCTTAGTGGTGGAGGAATAA